A genomic stretch from Petrimonas mucosa includes:
- a CDS encoding Gfo/Idh/MocA family protein, giving the protein MQKSLFAFAILLASLLLGGCTPKGTTTAGRGTVEPIQVPVPVRPAGQGDVIGLTAPKIETVRVGFIGLGMRGPGAVSRFTHIPGTRIVALCDIHEERVENAQKILENAGLPRAAAYSGSEDAWKELCQRDDIDLVYIATDWKKHAMMMIYAMEQGKHVACEVPAAMTLDEIWAIIDTAERTRKHAMQLENCVYDFFELTTLNMAQQGLFGEILHAEGAYIHDLGAFWDYYEGDWRLQYNKEFRGDVYATHGMGPAAQALDIHRGDKMNILVSMDTKPVNIPEYLIEKRGMDRDSAYQFANGQHTMTMISTEKGKTIQIQHDVASPRPYSRMYQLSGTKGFANKYPIEGYALDASSLKGGEIPNLENLNAHSFVPKETKEALMETYKHRIHRELEEKAREVGGHGGMDFIMDYRLVYCLQNGLPLDMDVYDLAEWCSLAELSRISIENNNAPVAVPDFTRGNWNKVQGYRHAFAE; this is encoded by the coding sequence CACGACAACAGCAGGCAGAGGCACTGTAGAACCCATACAGGTCCCCGTTCCGGTACGTCCGGCAGGACAAGGGGATGTGATTGGATTGACCGCTCCCAAGATAGAGACAGTGCGCGTAGGTTTCATTGGCCTGGGCATGAGGGGGCCCGGAGCCGTAAGTCGTTTCACACATATTCCCGGAACCCGGATAGTTGCACTATGCGATATTCACGAAGAGAGGGTAGAGAATGCCCAAAAGATTCTTGAGAATGCAGGTTTGCCAAGAGCCGCAGCCTACAGTGGTAGCGAAGATGCATGGAAAGAGCTTTGCCAGCGCGATGATATCGACCTTGTCTATATTGCGACAGACTGGAAGAAACATGCCATGATGATGATTTATGCCATGGAGCAGGGCAAGCATGTGGCTTGTGAAGTTCCGGCAGCCATGACATTGGATGAGATCTGGGCAATCATCGACACAGCCGAAAGAACCCGAAAGCATGCCATGCAACTGGAGAATTGTGTTTACGACTTCTTTGAGCTGACAACTCTCAACATGGCACAACAGGGTCTGTTTGGTGAAATTCTACATGCCGAAGGTGCATACATTCATGATCTTGGTGCTTTCTGGGATTATTATGAAGGCGACTGGCGCTTGCAGTACAACAAAGAGTTCAGAGGCGATGTCTATGCCACACATGGCATGGGACCTGCAGCCCAGGCCCTGGATATTCACCGTGGCGACAAGATGAACATTCTTGTCTCAATGGATACAAAACCAGTAAACATTCCTGAGTACCTGATCGAGAAGAGGGGCATGGATCGCGATAGCGCATATCAGTTTGCCAATGGTCAGCACACCATGACAATGATCAGCACGGAGAAGGGTAAAACAATCCAAATTCAACACGATGTAGCTTCTCCACGTCCATACTCCCGCATGTATCAGTTGAGTGGGACAAAAGGGTTCGCCAACAAGTATCCAATTGAGGGGTATGCTCTTGATGCGTCATCATTAAAAGGAGGCGAAATCCCCAACCTGGAAAATCTGAATGCACACAGCTTTGTACCCAAAGAGACGAAGGAGGCTCTGATGGAGACATACAAGCACCGCATTCACAGGGAGCTGGAGGAGAAGGCCAGAGAGGTTGGCGGACATGGAGGCATGGACTTCATCATGGACTACAGACTGGTTTACTGCCTGCAAAACGGACTTCCATTAGACATGGATGTTTACGACCTTGCAGAGTGGTGCTCGCTTGCAGAACTTAGCCGAATCTCCATCGAAAACAACAATGCACCTGTAGCAGTACCCGATTTCACACGTGGCAACTGGAATAAGGTTCAAGGTTACAGGCACGCTTTTGCGGAGTGA
- a CDS encoding IS3 family transposase, with amino-acid sequence MEEYGISISRACKLMEIHRSYFYYREKKDDTEVEEAIRAAAEFGDGFWKIYSRLRREGKGWNHKKVYRVYQAMHYEKRSRLKKRLPARVKNPLVMPKEPNVTWSIDFISDRIECGRQFRVLNIIDDACKIAVAQEISMSMPAKRVIKVLEKIIWLNGKPKNIRCDNGPEFIAQVFKDWCKGNEINIIYIQPGKPTQNGYIERFNGSYRRAVLDRYIFRNISEVRELTEAWRKDYNEERPHESLDNMTPIEYREELIKRKEAV; translated from the coding sequence GTGGAAGAATACGGTATAAGCATCTCTCGGGCGTGCAAGCTGATGGAAATCCATCGCTCCTACTTCTACTATAGAGAGAAGAAAGATGACACCGAAGTTGAAGAGGCAATCCGTGCTGCCGCCGAGTTTGGTGATGGCTTCTGGAAAATATATTCAAGACTGAGACGTGAGGGTAAGGGATGGAACCACAAGAAGGTTTACAGGGTGTACCAGGCAATGCACTATGAGAAACGAAGCCGATTGAAGAAACGTTTACCTGCAAGGGTTAAGAACCCTCTGGTTATGCCTAAAGAGCCCAATGTTACCTGGTCTATTGATTTTATCAGTGACAGGATTGAGTGCGGAAGGCAGTTCCGCGTTCTTAACATCATAGATGATGCCTGCAAGATTGCTGTGGCTCAGGAGATATCGATGTCCATGCCGGCAAAACGGGTCATTAAAGTTCTGGAAAAGATCATATGGCTGAATGGCAAACCAAAGAACATACGCTGCGACAATGGCCCTGAGTTTATCGCCCAAGTGTTCAAAGATTGGTGCAAAGGAAATGAGATAAACATCATCTATATTCAGCCTGGTAAACCCACTCAGAACGGTTACATTGAACGCTTCAACGGAAGCTACAGAAGGGCTGTACTTGATAGGTATATTTTCCGCAACATATCTGAAGTCAGGGAACTGACCGAAGCTTGGCGGAAAGACTACAATGAAGAACGGCCCCATGAGTCGTTGGACAACATGACGCCCATTGAATATAGGGAAGAACTGATAAAAAGAAAGGAAGCAGTATGA
- a CDS encoding CYTH domain-containing protein has product MGYEIERKFLVGGDFKSHAHFHYVMKQGYLSLSGTSVVRVRIKGEKGYITVKSKAGENGITRREWEYEIPLRDAEEMLLLCDEGVIEKTRYLVTVGRHTFEVDEFEGDNKGLLIAELELESEDEPYEKPDWLGGEVTGDVRYYNSYLSIHPYREWAEQ; this is encoded by the coding sequence ATGGGCTATGAAATTGAACGCAAGTTCCTGGTAGGCGGTGATTTCAAATCGCATGCGCACTTCCACTATGTAATGAAGCAGGGCTATCTATCCTTGTCGGGTACCAGTGTGGTGCGGGTACGGATAAAGGGCGAGAAAGGGTATATAACTGTAAAAAGCAAAGCAGGGGAAAATGGTATTACCCGACGGGAGTGGGAGTATGAGATTCCGCTCCGAGATGCGGAGGAGATGTTGCTCCTTTGTGACGAGGGGGTGATTGAGAAAACCCGATACCTGGTGACAGTCGGGAGACATACCTTTGAAGTGGATGAGTTTGAAGGTGACAATAAGGGGCTTCTGATTGCGGAACTGGAACTGGAAAGTGAAGATGAACCCTACGAGAAGCCCGATTGGCTGGGAGGTGAGGTGACCGGAGACGTTCGTTACTATAACTCCTATCTTTCAATTCATCCCTACAGGGAGTGGGCCGAACAATAG
- a CDS encoding ABC transporter permease: MNILSLVIQREYLTRVRKRSFIIMTLLMPLLMVAISFVPLWLSTLNDGSVKHIAVIDNTGIYAPLLKSTGLYRFEIISDAQQGDYQSKIGRELFAILQITDDLNRNSHAVTILSEKQAPQELRSMVERVLSEKVMEQRLDNLSQQGSVSQETIAEVRSVIEAGSSISVRTMKWGGDGNVSESSSEVATVLGMVFTFLIYMFILMYGNMVMQAVLEEKKSRVVEVMVSSVKPVNLLIGKITGIGLVGITQLVIWGVLTGSLFSILSLSIVSPQEVPGTLPVEAESFDAGEILKTVMSVNWIEIIVYFLLFFVGGYILYASIFAMFASAVDSDEDTSQFMLPVTLIIMFAFLAGFYSVSNPDGPLAFWGSLIPFTSPIVMMVRLPFGIPLWEKLLSLVLLYGTFLLIAFFAAKVYRVGILMYGKKPSVKEMIRWVRYK, encoded by the coding sequence ATGAATATCCTATCCCTGGTTATACAACGCGAATATCTCACACGGGTAAGAAAACGCTCCTTTATCATCATGACGCTGCTGATGCCGCTGCTGATGGTGGCAATCTCGTTTGTACCCCTGTGGCTCTCTACCCTGAATGACGGTTCGGTTAAGCACATAGCGGTCATCGACAATACCGGCATCTATGCTCCGTTGTTGAAGTCGACCGGACTCTACCGTTTCGAGATCATCAGTGATGCACAACAGGGCGATTATCAGTCAAAAATCGGGAGAGAGCTGTTCGCCATATTGCAGATCACCGACGACCTGAACAGAAACAGCCATGCCGTCACCATTCTGTCCGAGAAGCAGGCACCGCAGGAGTTAAGAAGCATGGTAGAGCGGGTACTGAGCGAGAAGGTAATGGAGCAGCGGCTGGATAATCTGTCGCAACAGGGCAGTGTAAGCCAGGAAACCATCGCCGAGGTGCGCTCGGTTATTGAGGCTGGATCCAGCATCTCCGTCAGAACAATGAAGTGGGGAGGCGACGGGAATGTCTCCGAATCCTCTTCCGAGGTTGCCACTGTGCTGGGAATGGTTTTTACCTTCCTGATATACATGTTTATCCTGATGTATGGAAACATGGTGATGCAGGCCGTCCTGGAAGAGAAGAAAAGTCGAGTTGTTGAAGTGATGGTCTCATCGGTAAAACCGGTCAACCTGCTGATTGGAAAGATTACCGGAATCGGGCTGGTGGGAATCACCCAGCTCGTGATTTGGGGGGTGTTGACCGGCAGCCTCTTCTCGATCCTCTCCTTGTCAATCGTATCTCCACAGGAGGTTCCGGGAACCCTGCCGGTTGAGGCGGAGAGTTTTGACGCCGGAGAGATCCTGAAAACCGTGATGAGCGTCAACTGGATTGAAATTATTGTCTACTTTCTGCTCTTCTTTGTGGGTGGGTATATCCTGTATGCTTCCATTTTTGCGATGTTTGCCTCGGCTGTGGATAGCGACGAGGATACCTCGCAGTTCATGCTGCCTGTAACCCTTATCATCATGTTCGCCTTTCTGGCAGGATTTTACAGTGTGAGCAATCCCGACGGACCATTGGCATTCTGGGGATCGTTGATACCTTTTACATCACCTATCGTGATGATGGTGCGACTGCCGTTTGGAATCCCGTTATGGGAGAAGCTGCTTTCGCTGGTGTTGCTCTATGGAACGTTTCTCCTGATCGCTTTCTTCGCCGCCAAGGTGTATCGCGTGGGAATCCTGATGTATGGAAAGAAACCATCGGTGAAGGAGATGATAAGGTGGGTCAGATATAAATGA
- a CDS encoding ABC transporter ATP-binding protein, producing MYVETINVVKQYANHLALNGVSINVPRGTVFGLLGPNGAGKTTLIRIITRITAPDSGEVLIDGRPSRREDVYNIGYLPEERGLYRKMKVGEHAIYLAQLRGLSKADARRELMVWFQRFDIANWYNRKVEELSKGMQQKVQFISTVIHNPDLLIFDEPFSGFDPVNAEMIKNEMLRLKAEGKTIILSTHNMESVETLCDNIALINRSEVVLQGSVFDIRREHATNTFRFRIRNSDFAFEHSAFTLVSKESYREFTDVRIRKQPEVATNELAKLIFDRFDVVAFDEEMPTMNDIFIETVSR from the coding sequence ATGTACGTAGAAACCATCAACGTCGTAAAGCAGTATGCCAACCACCTGGCATTGAATGGGGTAAGCATTAATGTCCCTCGAGGTACAGTTTTCGGTCTGCTTGGCCCAAACGGAGCAGGGAAGACTACCCTTATCCGGATCATCACCCGCATCACGGCTCCAGATAGCGGAGAGGTGCTTATCGACGGTCGTCCTTCCAGGAGAGAAGATGTGTACAATATCGGTTACCTGCCGGAAGAGCGCGGACTGTACAGAAAAATGAAAGTGGGTGAACATGCCATCTATCTTGCTCAACTGCGTGGGTTATCAAAAGCCGATGCCCGTAGAGAGTTGATGGTTTGGTTCCAACGGTTTGATATCGCAAACTGGTACAACCGAAAAGTGGAGGAACTCTCCAAGGGGATGCAACAGAAAGTGCAGTTTATCTCCACCGTTATCCACAATCCCGATTTGTTGATTTTCGATGAACCTTTCAGCGGTTTTGATCCTGTCAACGCCGAGATGATTAAAAACGAGATGCTCCGCCTGAAAGCGGAGGGAAAAACGATAATCCTTTCCACACATAATATGGAGTCGGTGGAGACGTTGTGCGACAATATCGCACTGATCAACCGCTCGGAGGTTGTCCTTCAGGGGAGTGTGTTCGATATCCGTCGCGAGCACGCTACCAATACCTTCCGGTTTCGTATTCGTAACAGTGATTTTGCATTTGAACATTCGGCCTTTACGCTGGTATCCAAAGAGTCGTACCGCGAGTTTACCGATGTTCGCATCAGGAAACAACCTGAAGTTGCAACCAATGAACTGGCAAAACTGATTTTCGACAGGTTCGATGTGGTGGCTTTCGACGAAGAGATGCCAACGATGAACGACATTTTTATTGAAACAGTGTCACGTTAG
- a CDS encoding SDR family NAD(P)-dependent oxidoreductase, producing the protein MMDKIVYVTGGANGIGKAIVTLFCKDGADVTFCDIDTVAGEKLSNELSSYKCTYHEVDLSDARVLEQSVNKVIEAKGNIDVIINNAGVSHFNSMLDITVEDFDKVMDINLRPIFITARTLAKHRDAHPQLNRYGRIINMASTRHLMSEPNSEAYAASKGAIVSLTHALALSLSKYHVTVNCISPGWIETGSYDLLTEQDHTQHPSGRVGKPEDIARACLFLCQPENDFINGQNIVIDGGMTKKMIYC; encoded by the coding sequence ATGATGGATAAAATTGTATATGTCACCGGAGGAGCCAACGGGATAGGAAAAGCAATCGTCACCCTCTTCTGTAAAGATGGTGCCGATGTAACATTCTGTGATATAGACACAGTTGCAGGTGAGAAGTTGTCTAATGAACTCTCCTCCTACAAATGCACATATCATGAAGTTGACTTATCAGATGCAAGAGTACTGGAACAATCAGTTAACAAGGTAATTGAGGCGAAGGGAAATATCGATGTAATCATCAATAATGCCGGGGTCAGCCATTTTAACTCCATGCTCGACATCACCGTTGAAGATTTCGACAAGGTGATGGATATCAACTTGCGTCCCATCTTCATCACTGCCCGGACCCTGGCAAAACATCGTGATGCCCATCCTCAACTGAACCGCTACGGACGCATCATCAACATGGCATCTACCCGCCACCTGATGAGCGAACCCAATTCGGAAGCATATGCAGCATCCAAAGGGGCTATCGTTTCGCTGACCCACGCCCTTGCTCTGTCGTTAAGCAAGTACCATGTCACTGTAAACTGTATCAGCCCGGGATGGATCGAGACTGGCAGCTATGATCTGCTCACCGAACAGGATCACACTCAACACCCATCGGGCAGAGTGGGCAAACCCGAAGATATTGCGCGAGCCTGCCTGTTCCTGTGCCAGCCCGAGAATGATTTCATCAACGGTCAGAATATTGTCATCGACGGGGGAATGACCAAGAAGATGATTTATTGTTGA
- a CDS encoding META domain-containing protein, with amino-acid sequence MKQRFLASFISVVIVLGSCISSQKTATTTAIGSTTEIAGKKWQLVELRGNRVEEKINGQIPFLQLNSENNRYAASAGCNGLGGEYTLKENNRIAFARGISTLMACDNMEVESELVKVLEMADNYTLDGDILSLNRARMAPLARFQLVDENGMQALNGTWVLDYISGTRIAFDGLFPDRKPEITFNLPETKVTGNGGCNSFNTTFTLDGNNIKFNQPVSTRMACPGNGEATFFKTLQTVSKYSIDGNTLNMIMGDIAVMRFQRK; translated from the coding sequence ATGAAGCAAAGGTTTCTGGCATCGTTCATCTCTGTTGTGATTGTACTGGGCAGTTGCATCAGCTCACAAAAAACGGCAACAACTACCGCAATTGGTTCCACCACAGAAATTGCAGGAAAAAAGTGGCAGCTTGTCGAGCTTAGGGGAAACAGGGTTGAAGAGAAAATCAACGGACAAATTCCGTTCTTGCAGCTAAATAGCGAGAATAACCGTTACGCAGCTTCTGCTGGATGTAACGGGCTGGGTGGAGAATATACACTCAAGGAGAATAACCGGATCGCGTTCGCCAGGGGCATCTCAACCTTGATGGCTTGCGACAACATGGAAGTGGAATCGGAACTGGTTAAAGTGCTGGAGATGGCAGATAATTACACGTTGGATGGTGATATCTTATCTCTGAACAGGGCCCGCATGGCACCATTGGCACGGTTTCAACTGGTAGATGAGAATGGTATGCAGGCATTGAACGGAACTTGGGTACTCGATTATATTTCGGGGACCAGGATCGCCTTCGATGGACTATTTCCCGACAGGAAGCCGGAGATCACCTTTAATCTTCCGGAAACAAAGGTCACCGGGAACGGTGGATGCAATAGCTTCAACACGACATTCACCCTCGACGGCAATAACATTAAATTCAACCAGCCGGTGTCGACCCGTATGGCATGTCCAGGTAATGGAGAAGCCACCTTCTTCAAAACATTGCAAACCGTGTCGAAATACAGTATTGACGGTAATACCCTCAACATGATCATGGGAGATATCGCAGTGATGCGCTTCCAGAGAAAATAG
- a CDS encoding branched-chain amino acid aminotransferase gives MQPSHFNTNRTTMDTINWADLSFGYMKTDFNVRSYYKDGKWSEPQVDTSEFLNIHMAATCLHYGQEAFEGLKAFKGKDGKIRIFRMRENALRLQSSCRGIMMAELPVELFEEMVLLVVKKNERFVPPYESGASLYIRPLLIGTSAQVGVKPASEYTFLIFVTPVGPYFKEGFKPTPMVILREYDRAAPLGTGTFKVGGNYAASLTAGEKAHKLGYSAVLYLDAKEKKYLDECGPANFFGIKNNTYVTPESTSILPSITNKSLMQLAEDMGMKVERRRIPEEELSTFEEAGACGTAAVISPILRIDDLAENRSYHFSKDGKAGPISEKLYKKLRAIQYGDEPDIHGWVTIVE, from the coding sequence ATACAACCTAGTCATTTTAATACAAACAGAACAACAATGGATACTATCAATTGGGCCGATTTATCGTTCGGTTATATGAAAACAGACTTCAATGTCCGCTCCTATTACAAGGATGGAAAGTGGAGTGAACCACAAGTCGACACCTCCGAGTTTCTTAACATCCATATGGCTGCCACCTGTCTCCATTACGGACAGGAAGCATTTGAAGGACTGAAGGCCTTCAAGGGGAAAGACGGGAAAATCCGGATTTTCCGTATGCGCGAGAATGCCTTGCGCCTACAATCCTCATGCCGCGGAATCATGATGGCTGAGTTGCCAGTGGAACTTTTTGAGGAGATGGTTTTACTGGTGGTGAAGAAAAACGAACGGTTCGTTCCTCCCTACGAGAGTGGGGCATCGCTCTATATCCGCCCATTGTTGATCGGAACCAGTGCACAGGTGGGTGTCAAACCGGCATCGGAGTACACATTCCTGATTTTTGTCACTCCCGTCGGCCCCTATTTCAAGGAGGGGTTCAAACCTACCCCTATGGTAATCTTGCGTGAATATGATCGCGCTGCTCCCCTGGGAACCGGGACATTCAAGGTAGGCGGCAATTACGCGGCCAGCTTGACAGCGGGTGAGAAAGCCCATAAGTTGGGTTATTCGGCCGTTCTTTATCTTGACGCCAAAGAGAAAAAATACCTGGATGAATGCGGTCCCGCCAACTTTTTTGGAATCAAGAACAACACTTATGTCACACCCGAATCAACATCCATCCTGCCTTCCATTACCAACAAGAGTCTGATGCAACTGGCTGAAGACATGGGAATGAAAGTCGAACGTCGCCGGATTCCCGAAGAGGAGCTCAGCACCTTCGAGGAGGCTGGAGCCTGTGGAACGGCGGCAGTTATCAGTCCCATCCTCCGTATCGACGATCTGGCCGAAAACAGAAGTTACCACTTCAGCAAGGATGGAAAAGCGGGGCCAATTTCAGAAAAATTATACAAGAAGCTTCGTGCCATCCAATACGGCGATGAGCCAGATATTCATGGATGGGTAACAATAGTTGAATAG
- the dnaG gene encoding DNA primase gives MIDLQTIERIQETAQIVDVVSDFVTLRRRGVNFVGLCPFHDDRTPSFYVSPAKNICKCFACGEGGSAVHFIMKHEQLSYYEALKYLAKKYNIEIVEKELTNEEKQAQSDRDSMFILNEFARDYFVRKLHEDPEGKAIGLSYFRERGFRDDIIRKFQLGYSPEQRDAFSTEAQRAGYKREYLLKTGLSTGGENNSPLIDRFRGRVIFPVHTLSGKVVAFGGRILKKVENTGKYVNSPESEIYSKSKELYGIYFSKNAIVKADKCFLVEGYTDVLSMHQAGIENVVASSGTALTHGQIRMIHRFSENITVLYDGDAAGIKAALRGIDLLLQDGMNVKVVLLPEGEDPDSFARKLNAEQFNHYINEHEQDFIRFKTNLLLDEVGDDPIKRAGLITNIVQSIALIPDSIKRSVYIQDTATLLNTREDVVIEAVNKIRIKNFEKRKEQLEKDESRESVAEEVLPGSDAANSSNLKKSTAKSPYEKPERELIRYIVRYGMLPIFVRYEKDKRKVGQEEIEVDVAIEEGPTVIEVIRFDLRRDKFIFTDELFFSNPLYRVIFEEACERVNDESFVTDRYFLAHPDPRISKLASDLVSDKYQLSKIHAKLIGESIDDKSSRLRERNLLDKLVVRATTELKNAHVMQRINEVKKEIETADGEQLLERMGELRRLQDLKKVLAKNLGERIILKY, from the coding sequence ATGATAGACTTACAAACCATAGAACGCATCCAGGAGACTGCCCAGATTGTCGATGTGGTGTCGGATTTTGTTACACTACGCCGGCGGGGTGTCAACTTTGTGGGGTTATGTCCGTTTCACGACGACCGGACCCCATCATTCTATGTATCGCCTGCCAAAAATATCTGTAAATGCTTCGCCTGTGGTGAGGGGGGGTCAGCCGTGCACTTCATCATGAAGCACGAGCAGCTCTCCTATTACGAGGCGTTGAAGTACCTGGCCAAGAAATACAATATCGAGATTGTTGAAAAGGAGCTGACCAACGAGGAAAAACAGGCCCAGAGCGATAGGGATAGCATGTTTATCCTGAATGAGTTCGCCCGGGACTATTTTGTGAGAAAGCTTCACGAGGATCCCGAAGGAAAAGCAATCGGTCTGAGCTATTTCAGGGAGCGGGGATTTCGGGATGATATCATCAGGAAATTCCAACTGGGGTACAGCCCCGAACAGCGTGATGCATTTTCGACCGAGGCGCAACGTGCAGGATATAAACGGGAATATCTCCTGAAGACGGGCCTCTCTACCGGTGGTGAGAACAACAGCCCGCTGATCGACCGGTTCCGGGGTAGGGTTATTTTCCCAGTCCATACCCTGTCGGGTAAAGTGGTGGCGTTTGGAGGCCGTATCCTGAAGAAGGTGGAGAATACTGGGAAATATGTGAATTCGCCGGAGAGCGAGATCTACTCCAAGAGCAAGGAGCTTTACGGGATATATTTCTCCAAAAATGCCATAGTCAAGGCCGATAAATGCTTTCTGGTTGAGGGATATACCGATGTGTTGTCGATGCATCAGGCTGGGATTGAGAATGTAGTTGCATCGTCCGGAACCGCACTTACGCACGGTCAGATACGGATGATTCACCGGTTTTCGGAGAACATTACGGTACTTTACGACGGCGATGCCGCCGGTATAAAGGCTGCCCTGAGAGGGATCGATCTGCTGCTTCAAGACGGGATGAACGTCAAGGTGGTACTGCTGCCCGAAGGTGAGGATCCCGATTCGTTTGCCCGTAAGCTCAACGCCGAGCAGTTCAACCACTATATCAATGAACATGAGCAGGACTTTATCCGTTTTAAGACTAACCTGTTGTTGGATGAGGTGGGAGACGATCCCATAAAAAGAGCGGGACTTATTACGAATATCGTTCAGAGTATCGCCCTAATTCCAGACAGTATCAAGCGTTCCGTCTATATTCAGGATACAGCAACATTGCTGAATACCCGCGAAGATGTTGTTATTGAAGCTGTAAACAAAATCAGGATCAAAAATTTCGAGAAACGGAAGGAGCAGCTCGAGAAAGATGAATCCCGGGAGAGTGTTGCAGAGGAGGTTCTTCCTGGCAGCGATGCGGCAAATTCTAGCAACCTGAAGAAGTCAACGGCAAAAAGCCCGTATGAGAAACCGGAACGTGAATTGATCAGGTACATTGTTAGGTATGGCATGTTGCCTATCTTTGTGCGTTACGAGAAAGATAAACGGAAAGTAGGTCAGGAGGAGATCGAGGTCGATGTGGCTATAGAAGAGGGACCGACCGTTATCGAGGTTATCAGGTTCGATCTGAGAAGGGATAAATTTATCTTTACAGACGAACTCTTTTTTTCCAATCCCCTCTATCGGGTCATTTTTGAAGAGGCATGTGAACGGGTAAATGACGAGTCGTTCGTGACCGACCGCTATTTTCTAGCCCATCCCGATCCCCGGATCAGCAAGCTGGCTTCCGATCTTGTCAGCGACAAGTACCAATTGAGCAAGATCCATGCAAAGCTGATCGGTGAGAGCATCGACGATAAAAGTTCGCGCCTGAGGGAAAGGAACTTGCTAGACAAGCTGGTTGTCCGTGCCACCACGGAGCTTAAAAATGCCCATGTGATGCAGCGGATAAACGAGGTGAAAAAAGAGATTGAGACGGCAGATGGTGAACAGCTGCTGGAACGGATGGGCGAACTCAGGCGATTACAGGATTTGAAAAAAGTGCTGGCAAAAAATCTGGGAGAAAGAATCATATTGAAGTATTAG